Genomic DNA from Elusimicrobiota bacterium:
CCGTGGTTCCGGAGGTGGAGGGCGATCTTATGGGGGGGGCGGAGGACGAAGAAGATGAGGAGGTCTTTTATCAGCGCATTACTTCTCGGTTCTTTAATCACGCCGCCATGTGTACACGCCGGATATGGCAAGAGCAATCATGTGTTGGCGGGTTCCTTTGGGGCTGTGCTTGGGGCAAATGATCTCGACCAAGTGAAAGGAAGCGGCCCAGGAGGGGGAGTGTCTTATCGCTATTATGTCTCTGATATTTTTTCCTTTGGGGTCGACGTCGCGTTGGATTATTTCGGCGACCATTACTCAGAAGAGGATGAGACCGACATCGATACCCAAATGTTGTCCACCATGTTGCTTTGGCGTGTGGATTTCTGGCCGCGCAATGAGTTTGCGACCTATGCTTCTTTGGGGACGGGCAGTTTGTATGTGGAAAGAGAATTTCACGAGCCCACGGGCGACCGAACAGAAACAACCGGCCTGGCCGGATATTTTCTCGCCCTTGGGTTCGAAGGCCCGCTTTTTAAGCGGTGGATGTGGGGCGCCGAGCTTCGCGGCACCGATCCGGTCGGCATTTCCGCGGATTCCCTCGGTCTTAAATTCACCTTGTCGAGGCGTTTTGGAAAAGAAATGGCGCCCTTGAACAAGGGTTTCGATTAAAAATTCTTTTTTTGATGAGTATTTGGTACACCTGCCCATAAATTCAGCCCGGGTTTTATAAGTGTCCTCTTGAGCGGAGAATGAGAAGACAATGAAAACAAAAAGTGTGAAAATTCGCCGGATGTGGAAAATTAAACCTGCGACGCGAATTGAAAAAGTGAACGTGAAATATAATCGAAGACGGGCGAAAAAGGAATTGAGGCGCCTCTTACGAGAAGAAAACAACGGCTCTCTTAAAATGAAGTTTCAGAAACTTGTGGTAACAATACTCGCGATCACGCTTTTCTCTGAGCCACCCCTGTTTGCCAAGAACATGACCCTCCTGAACGTCTCCTATGATCCTACGAGAGAGTTTTATCAGGAATTTAATAAAGAGTTTGCCGCGTACTGGAAACAGAAAACGGGTGATACGGTCACGATCAACCAATCCCATGGCGGAGCGGGGAAGCAAGCCCGCGCCGTGATTGATGGACTCGATGCCGATGTTGTGACGCTGGCATTGGCCTATGACATCGACGCACTCCATGAAAAAGCTGGCCTTATTCCTCAGAACTGGCAAACCCGGCTTCCGAACAACAGCGCACCTTACACCTCGACCATTGTGTTCCTCGTTCGAAAGGGAAATCCCAAGAACATTAAAGATTGGGATGACTTGGCCAAACCGGGAATCGCGGTGATAACCCCCAATCCCAAAACCTCCGGTGGCGCGCGCTGGAATTATTTGGCGGCTTGGGGATACGCGCTCAAGAAATGGGCCAACGACCCAGCCAAAGCCAAGGATTTCGTCACGAAGATTTATAAGAACGTTCCTGTATTGGACTCTGGGGCCCGCGGATCTACCGTGACGTTCGCGGAGCGCGAGATTGGAGATGTGTTCATTTCCTGGGAAAATGAAGCGTTTCTCGCGGTGAACCAATTGGGAAAAGAAAAATTTGAAATTGTCGTTCCTTCCATCAGTATCCTGGCCGAACCGCCTGTCACGCTGGTCGACAAGAATACCAATCGAAAAGGAACAACCGAGGTGGCCAAGGCCTATCTCGAATTTCTCTACAGCGAAAAAGGGCAAGATATTGCCGGGA
This window encodes:
- the sbp gene encoding Sulfate-binding protein; the protein is MWKIKPATRIEKVNVKYNRRRAKKELRRLLREENNGSLKMKFQKLVVTILAITLFSEPPLFAKNMTLLNVSYDPTREFYQEFNKEFAAYWKQKTGDTVTINQSHGGAGKQARAVIDGLDADVVTLALAYDIDALHEKAGLIPQNWQTRLPNNSAPYTSTIVFLVRKGNPKNIKDWDDLAKPGIAVITPNPKTSGGARWNYLAAWGYALKKWANDPAKAKDFVTKIYKNVPVLDSGARGSTVTFAEREIGDVFISWENEAFLAVNQLGKEKFEIVVPSISILAEPPVTLVDKNTNRKGTTEVAKAYLEFLYSEKGQDIAGKHYYRPRLEPAVSKYANTFPKVTLFTIDELFGGWQKAQKTHFMDGGLFDQIYQLGQ